Proteins from one Acanthopagrus latus isolate v.2019 chromosome 18, fAcaLat1.1, whole genome shotgun sequence genomic window:
- the gpr137 gene encoding integral membrane protein GPR137, with amino-acid sequence MEAPVTASPPPNSSTFPPPVPLHPAVAPSVELGFTILYTVLYGGLFLVVYTQLWLLYLYRHKRWSYQSVFLFLCLLWAALRTTLFSFYFRNAVEANHLPVAVYWLLYCFPVCLQFFTLSLINLYFTQVLLKVRELYGSDVDRRLLLARCMYGALSITFLCINVVCAVLGDRGAGGGSVKRTWNLVLVRVLVNDLLFILDAVVLAALLLLLTRHSRSTSPYLVSKGTTVCRTAALGAAVILLFASRACYNLTVLVLSQSHRVESFNFDWYNVSDQADLRSELGDRGYLAFGAILLIWELLPTSLLILIFRVRRPTQETSSMAINNRVLPRPYFFDDPQGSDDDAPVPWARSLHPHASWYGSETAPLLFASNPQDQNHQHHSFYSTPQN; translated from the exons ATGGAAGCTCCAGTCACGGCTTCCCCACCTCCCAACTCCTCCACTTTTCCTCCCCCGGTCCCCCTGCACCCAGCCGTCGCCCCCTCGGTCGAGCTCGGTTTCACGATCCTCTACACCGTTCTTTACGGAGGACTGTTCCTGGTGGTGTACACCCAGCTCTGGCTTCTCTACCTCTACAGACACAAAAGGTGGAGCTACcagagtgtttttctgttcctctgctTGCTCTGGGCCGCCCTCCGCACCACCCTGTTCTCCTTTTACTTCCGTAACGCCGTGGAGGCCAACCACCTACCTGTGGCAGTCTACTGGCTGCTATACTGcttccctgtctgtctgcagttcTTCACTCTCAGCCTTATTAACCTGTATTTCACTCAG GTGCTACTCAAAGTGAGAGAGCTTTATGGCTCAGATGTGGACAGAAGACT GCTGCTGGCACGTTGTATGTATGGTGCGTTGAGCATCACGTTCCTCTGCATCAACGTGGTGTGTGCGGTTCTCGGGGACAGAGGTGCTGGCGGTGGGTCGGTGAAGCGCACCTGGAATCTTGTCCTGGTTCGGGTTCTAGTCAATGACTTGCTCTTCATCCTGGATGCGGTGGTACTGGCCGCCTTGCTGCTGCTCCTGACCAGACACTCGCGCTCCACCAGCCCCTACCTGGTCAGCAAG GGGACCACCGTGTGCCGTACAGCGGCTCTGGGAGCGGCAGTGATCTTGTTGTTTGCCAGTCGAGCCTGCTACAACCTGACAGTCCTCGTTCTGTCTCAGAGCCACCGGGTGGAGTCGTTTAACTTTGACTGGTACAACGTCTCGGACCAG GCTGACTTGCGTAGTGAACTGGGCGACAGAGGCTACCTGGCCTTCGGCGCTATCCTCCTCATATGGGAGCTGCTCCCGACCAGTTTACTCATCCTCATCTTCAGAGTTCGCCGACCGACTCAAGAG ACCAGCAGCATGGCCATCAACAACAGGGTCCTACCTCGTCCATATTTCTTTGACGACCCACAAGGCAGCGATGATGATGCACCAGTTCCGTGGGCACGCAGTTTACATCCACACGCGAG CTGGTATGGATCAGAGACCGCTCCTCTGCTGTTTGCCAGCAACCCTCAAGaccagaaccaccagcaccactCATTCTACTCCACCCCCCAGAACTGA
- the syvn1 gene encoding E3 ubiquitin-protein ligase synoviolin: MVRAALVTATSLALTGAVVAHAYLLKHQFYPTVVYLTKSSPSMAVLYIQAFVLVFLLGKFMRKVFFGQLRAAEMEHLIERSWYAVTETCLAFTVFRDDFSPRFVALFTLLLFLKCFHWLAEDRVDFMERSPNISWLFHMRVLSLMGLLGVLDFLFVNHACHSIITRGASVQLVFGFEYAILLTMVLTTFIKYLLHTIDLQSENPWDNKAVYMLYTELFTGFIKVLLYIAFMTIMIKVHTFPLFAIRPMYLAMRQFKKAVTDAIMSRRAIRNMNTLYPDATPEDLQSSDNVCIICREEMVTGAKKLPCNHIFHSSCLRSWFQRQQTCPTCRMDVLRASNNNQTPAPAQAPPPAPAAPANAPAAPPANVAPGMLPGFPPGIFPFWGPFPAVPPPPAAAAAAAPGATDVPQGSTEATQAAGSSQPTSSSADTAAAAAAAAAAAAPGSALPGFPFSFPPPPFPTAPWLPMPPPPPFMSSMPPPPPSLSRLSEEELRELEAEGRRGLEARLQCLQNIHTLLDAAMLNIHHYLSTVATLSPPRPEGRTADASGTNNSASSPAAGSSTGSPSQENDSPSSEQVDGATVSSQPADSTSAASDTERQEMMDEGAVVGEEDGEPNAAELRRRRLRKLETATTSSSSSPPPDN; encoded by the exons ATGGTACGAGCAGCCTTGGTGACTGCCACCAGTCTAGCACTGACTGGGGCTGTGGTGGCACATGCTTATCTCCTCAAACATCAGTTCTACCCGACTGTGGTCTACCTCACCAAGAGCAGCCCCAGCATGGCG GTGTTGTACATTCAGGCCTTTGTGTTGGTGTTCTTGCTGGGAAAGTTCATGAGGAAGGTCTTTTTTGGACAGCTAAGGGCTGCAGAAATGGAG CATCTCATTGAGCGCTCCTGGTATGCAGTGACCGAGACGTGCCTGGCATTCACTGTGTTCAGGGATGACTTCTCCCCCCGCTTCGTAGCCCTCTTCACCCTCCTGCTTTTCCTTAAGTGCTTCCACTGGCTGGCTGAGGACCGGGTGGACTTT atgGAGCGGAGTCCAAACATATCATGGCTTTTTCACATGAGAGTATTAT CTCTCATGGGACTTCTGGGTGTCctggacttcctgtttgtcaacCATGCCTGTCACAGCATCATTACCCGAGGAGCCTCAGTCCAGCTTGTTTTTGGATTTGAG TATGCCATCCTGCTGACCATGGTACTGACCACCTTCATTAAATACCTTCTGCATACCATTGACCTGCAGAGTGAGAATCCCTGGGACAACAAGGCTGTCTATATGCTCTACACCGAGCTCTTCACAG GTTTCATCAAAGTGCTCCTGTACATCGCCTTCATGACCATCATGATAAAGGTCCACACCTTCCCCCTGTTCGCCATTCGCCCCATGTATCTGGCTATGAG GCAATTCAAGAAAGCTGTAACAGACGCTATCATGTCTCGGAGAGCCATCCGCAACATGAATACACT ATATCCTGATGCCACTCCTGAAGACCTGCAGTCCTCTGACAACGTCTGCATCATCTGTCGAGAGGAAATGGTCACCGGAGCCAAGAAACTGCCTTGTAATCACATTTTCCACTCAAG CTGCCTGCGCTCCTGGTTCCAGAGGCAGCAGACCTGTCCTACCTGTCGCATGGACGTTCTCCGGGCATCAAACAACAATCAGACTCCAGCCCCAGCCCAGGCCCCGCCCCCTGCTCCAGCAGCCCCTGCCAACGCACCTGCAGCCCCACCTGCCAACG TGGCTCCAGGCATGTTACCTGGATTTCCTCCAGGCATCTTCCCCTTCTGGGGTCCCTTCCCTGCAgtgccccctcctcctgctgctgcagcagctgcagctcctggtgCCACTGATGTTCCACAGGGCAGCACAGAGGCTACACAAGCAGCTG gTTCCAGCCAGCCCACATCATCATCTGcagacactgctgctgctgctgctgctgccgcggctgctgctgctccaggatCAGCTCTCCCAGGCTTCCCCTtctccttcccccctcctcccttccccACTGCTCCTTGGCTGCCCAtgccaccacctcctcccttcA TGTCATCAatgcctccccctcctccgtctctgtccCGGCTAtcggaggaggagctgagggagctgGAGGCAGAGGGCCGACGAGGCCTTGAGGCCCGGCTCCAGTGTCTGCAGAACATTCACACCCTGCTGGACGCTGCCATGCTCAACATCCACCACTACCTCAGCACTGTGGCCACACTCAG TCCTCCTCGGCCTGAGGGCAGAACTGCAGATGCCAGCGGGACGAACAACTCCGCCTCATCTCCTGCAGCTGGCAGTAGCACGGGCAGTCCCAGCCAGGAGAATGACTCTCCAAGCT CTGAGCAGGTGGACGGAGCCACAGTCTCCTCTCAGCCAGCTGACTCCACTTCAGCTGCCTCGGACACGGAGAGACAAGAAATGATGGATGAAGGAGCGGtggtgggagaggaggatggagagccCAATGCTGCTGAGCTGAGACGCCGGCGCCTTCGTAAGCTAGAGACGGCAACaacgtcatcatcatcttcacccCCTCCAGACAACTGA